The Elaeis guineensis isolate ETL-2024a chromosome 3, EG11, whole genome shotgun sequence region GTATGGATTGAAACGCCTTGGACGGAACTGCTTCATTCCAGGGACATTAGTTCGTTTAGGCGATACCTGCAAAAAAATAACATTTTCTATGAAGAGCTGACCAGGTGCAGACATGTTGTTCCAGCTGGAAAAAAATAGtgctcattcaaaaaaaaaaaaaagacaataaaTTAGACATCTTGGACCAAACATACTTTGATTTGACGCCCATGTAATTCAGATTCATTCAACTGAAGAGCCTCTTGAACTGCCTCAGTTTCCAGAAATTCAACATAAGCAAACCCCTTTGGCTGACCAAACTTGTCTGTCAGAATGGTAACCCTGTTGACTGTTCCACAAGACTGGAAatgctgctgcacttcttcaggTGTGCAAGCATAATCCACCTGCAGTGTAACAAAGACAATTGACCAAATACAACCAAATAatgtcagatttgaaactttatCACAGTAGGCATGCAGCAAGCTGATGCTAGAAAGTTGTTTATACATGTCACTGTTTTGTCTCTACAAGCAAAGCCCATAACCATTGAGTGCTTGCTCGAATGGTACGGTATCACCTCTTACCACTTGGGTAAGCAGAGAAAGACAAAGAGGGTCATAACTAATTGCTGCTGGGTGCTGCAAGGGATAAAAGCCTCCAATGGCAACCACAGGTAGACACCCAGTCACATGACCGTGAAAAATTATAGTCAAGAAAAAAAAACTGCTTTAAATTTGCCCCAACCCAAAAATTATAGTCAAGTAACCACCCCACCCCCCAcccccgcaaaaaaaaaaaaaaaaaaaaatccaatttccACCATATTTGTCCTTAAGGTCTTTCATCCAATAGAAATTCCACATTTCTGTGAATCTCAGACTCTAATTTCAGAGGAACACCCCCTTCGTTGAGTCTTTTGTAACTAAACCATTAACCAATATGTGGACTAACCCACATCGTAATTACTCCAAAGTATATTCTTCGAGTCATTCAAGTTTCATAACCAAAGGCATATTAAAGGAACATACAGTACGCAACCAGATCTTTTAATGTTGACTTTGTTATGAGATAACCTCTATGCAAAAAGATAGTTGCACTCCTAAATGGTGAACCATCCCTATATGCTTCCAACAATAGCATTGCAGCATAAAACTAATGTTTTCCAACAACAGCATTGCAACGTTTCTTCAACTTATGTGAGATACCTAGAGATAACCCATAATTTTCAGTAGAAGACATCCCCCATGTCGCAATTGAAAACTTCTGCAGGGTTTGGTATCTTCCTTCCACCTCACTTTCTCAACATTGCTCTTGAGCGAAATAGCACTTGAAACATAAGATTCATGTGACATGCAAGAATAGCTCATCATCCTTGCAAAAAGAAAGGACTTACACAACTGAAAACATAATGCCAAATTCCCACTAAAAACTCAATGCCAATTTTGTTATGGAAATCTTGACTTGAAATGGTTTCAAGCATCAAAACAAACTCTAGAACTGCCATTATAAAGCAGAAAGAAATGTGGACATGTTTGTGCAAGACCAACCAAAAAGACCAACTTGCACAGCATTTCAAATTCCTTCATATGTAATATAGAAGTCTAGTTCCACCAATATTAAACCTTCTTTTGCATTCCAATTAACATTCCTTCTTTGCCTATTCTATCTGAAACACTCATATGCAATCAACATTCCATCTTAAGTTTGTTTCCCTTCAGTAATAGCAACTTGGACAGCAAAAATAATATTAAACATAACCACCTTGGTTTTATAATAccatcactttggcttcccaagcaaACAAGAATCAATAGGCTAAAGAGTAACGAAATGGAGATTTTCATCCATCTACGCTTCCTATGAAATTCTTCATCAGATCTACAATTTCATCTTGGAAGATGTCCTGCAGTTATTCATAGAAAGAAGTTATAATCTTTACCATGCAAATGTTTCTATATTGTCAAATCAAAGACCATTTTATGGACTTCCTATTGAAACCTCAttctaaaatttcaaacaacaaaCCCATTACATCTGTAGGCCTGAAGAAAGAGACAAAATACAAAACTATAAAGTTGGTTACCCACCTCCTTTCTTGATAAAACATAGACTTCCATGGAAAGATAATCACCTAATGCATCTCTCTCCACAGATCAGTCATTCCCTCCAATTCTTTTTCATACACAAATCCATTTCTTTACAGGATTTTTAAGATACATGAAAACACAATATCTTACCACCTATTCCAATAACTCTTAACTCTATATTTTTCATTCTAAGTATTAACCCTATCTAATAGTCATTCACTTTTGTCCTCTATGTTCAACCTCTATTCTGATAATCTTACTCTAAATTTTGCATGTCTTAGTATTTTTTGAGTGGAGCATTTCTAAGTATGAATCCTGCCTAATAGTTATTTACAGTTGTCCTCCTCCATGTTCATCCTTCCCCTTCCTCTTCTCAAGTGATACTGTCTAATCAACAAACTTTGCAGTAGCCATGTCAGTCAGTCTTGTCTTTTCCTACATTGTTCCAGTGCTCTTTAAACTCTTGTGATCCTATATTAAAAACCTGAAAGTTTGTGAAGCAATATTAGAAGAAAAAGATTCCCTCCCTCATCTCAGGAGCCAATTtggaaaaacttaatttaatgtTGAAACATCTTGTCCTCAAGCTCTTATATCAAAAAGCTTCTGCTCTGGTAACTGTTATTATGGTTCAGATCAGGACAAGATGAAGGAAGACCATTACCACCTTGCTGTCAATTAGGGGCAACAAACTGTCCCATGAAGGAGTCTTTGATGGTTTCATCAAATGGAAGAATGTGTTTTAAAAGAACATCTGTAAACAATACATGTCCATATATAGCACTATGAACATTGATCATCCGTGTCTCCTGGGTGAAATAAACGCACCCTACTCCCTTGCCTTAAGAGTCAACAAGTTGCCAATTCCATAGCATGAACTAATAAGCTTTTAATTCAACCCATAAAAAAGTCTTTACAGCTACCAACTAAACCTTAATGTTTCACAATTAAAATTTATTCCAACCAGAGAGATCAAAAAAAATGTCCCACAACTTACATTCTAGGTTAAATTTACCTTCCAAGGCTGATTTAACCATATGGCGAGTTACGTATGGTACTTGTATACCAGAGAATACAGTATCTAATGAAAATATCACTATATAATATGCTCATGGCATATTAAAGAGAGACAAAGTGCATAGAGGGATTGTCAATTGAGGCTGATGATGCACTAACTCAGACCTTCATAACTGCACTTGTCAGCCCAAGCTTTTTATCATTGCACCAAGCAACAGCCCCTTTAGCCCAACTCAAAACCAACCTAAAATTTAGGGATTAGGTCTGAAAAATGGGCCCAATAAGCTATTGGTTTGAATTTGGTTACAAAATCAAACCCACAATCTTATAGGGCTGAGTTTGGATACATGCTAAACCATACCCGAAAACGAAAACCTGACCTAATCATATAAGTACATAAGTGTCTTCATAAACAATATGCTTAATATTTCACCTTTTACTTCCTCATGTAAATAGTAATAAAGACATTCCTAGTTCTCTTTCCCTCACATGAGTCCTTAGATTATGGTTGCCTCTCTCATAGTGAAAGCAGCAAAAGCTATTTTGGTGAGGATTAAAAACATAAATCAGAAAACAACAAGAAATGATGactctttttcttcttaaaatgatgactctttttcttcttgtcccTTCACAATCTGCACTTAGACTTACCACCCTTTAACCTCACCTCATGGTTAAGATAAGAGTTCAGTAAGACCAATAAATACCTGACAAGAACACAAAACTCAATTGATACCAAATCATctttcagtctatttttggtaTGGATGTCGGATATACATCGGGTTTAAATTTGGATTTTGACATATATAACTTAGGTTTCTGTATGAATATAGACAAACTGGACCAAAACCCAAATCATTGACCCCCTAATCTATAATCCATGAAGCTGCACAAGCACAATGCCTTCATCAAGATGACGGCTAGAAGAGCAAGCTAAATAAAAGCAAGAGGATAAAAAGGGAGGAAAATTAATATCTGATCTTTTCAACCAAGGTTTTAATCATTGTGTAGCTACTCAGTGATAGCCAGAGAATCGGACATTATAATGATGCTATTAAAACGAGAGCATAAGGCTCCCAAGTCCCATCTAAAAGGTGCAGAGTCATAGCTGAGTATCTTAAATCTACATAGAAGCCCTGCCTTCCGCAATATATCCGGCATGTTCTCTTCACAATCTGAAAACTGGTGACTCTGGGTTAGCGGTATATTACACAATCAACAGCCAAAAACCTAGAGACATGATAATGTATGTACTAAAATGCAAATTTAGAAACTATCAAACAGAAAAAATGAGTTCACAAAGTATTCATAAAAAGTGGCAGAAGTGAAATTATTATTGTCACAAGCAAGAGATCAAGGACCTCTCACCATATAATGCAAAGCAACAAGACACTCCAAGAACTTCAACTCCACCTCCAAGAATAGTGAGGCTTCAGCATCTAAAGTTGCATGTTCACATGATATTCCATTATGTTGACAGCAGGAAGGGATTCATTACTCCACTTGCACCCTTGTCTTACGCCATGCCAGGAAGTCCTATAATTCAGTTTCCTCTGGCCAAATACCTAAATCTTCACATTCTTTCCTCATCCTCCTGTTAACAATAATATAAACATCTAACTCTATAGTCTTATccatcttttttttcatttttgcccttttctttttcctttcccctcttcctgagatttttttccttttttggccCTTGAATTTTCTGCTCTCTCTTTGGCCTCCTTGCACTCAtccttttttctaaaaagaattgtTTTTTCAatcttcttttgtttctttgtttctttttttcttttttttttttttcaaaccacAAGCTATTTTATAATAGAGCTTCCTGGCACCCCTAACATTGGGTATCAGAGAACTCAAATGATTGAAGATTGCACCTGCGACCATTATTAGACGTACAGTCAAAAAGACTACACTGGAATCAAGGAaaaattgctaaaaaaaaaatgaggGGAAAAACAGACTGCTAATGTGACACAAGGTGCAAATCAGTATCCAGAACATCATTTTTCTTGCTTTCTGTAGTTCTATTAGATATTCATTCAATTACAATGAGCCTCACAACTTGCATAAATAAACAACTATACACAACATATAAGTTTCATACTTTTGGTACAAAATCAATTATAGGACATATATATACAGCAGAATGTGATTTTCCAAACACGCACACACagactaaaaaaaaatgatgcaggTTTTAGTATACCTCAGAAGGAAAGGCTGCATATAAGTCATGAACAATACACCAAAATCACATGATAAATGGAATCCCCAATAAAAAGTTGCAATACGGAGAACAATAACATGAGATGAAATTCTAATAAATGGAAATTAGCATGTATTGCATAGTCTCAGACAATGTGGTAATGCAATATGGCTGAGAATTATGCCCCCCAGTGAGACTGAAGACTATTTTAATTATAACAAAGAAAGAGGCactggattttttttctttttttttttttttttggtacagaaaGAAAGAACTAATCAAAAATCATAATGATGGAATGTGCAAAACCGTATTAATGTACTCTTTCAGGAAATATGAGCCTTCAAACCTTAAGTTTCAGAGCTATGTACTAACCTGATAGAGAAAATATCAAAACATCAGGTTCCCTTGCTGGCAGCTATAGCATAGAGGACATCACCATGAAACACAAAAAGCTCTTCTATCTAAACTAAATACATTACAACCAAAATTCAGTGACAGAACTGAACTGGCTTCTTCATACACCATAAACATAACCATCAAGCCATCTCCCAGCTTTTCCAGGTCAGCTATATGCATCCCAGTCAACAAGCATCCCATTTTAGGGCCCTCTGATGTTATTTCAAGCTTATTCATATCAATATTCATTTGTCAAAGTCATCATGAAGTACAAAATCGCATGCGTCATAAAACATTAAAACTggagaaataataataaaatcctTAATTATCAGTAATGAATGCTAGTAGAAAGTCCGTGCACATGTCTGAAGAGACAAATGCTTCAACTCAAATCATGACCTTGAGCACATAAAAGAAAATTCTAATACTAGAAATATTAGTCATTGCAATTTTAACTGCTTTATGGAAATCCCTATTATCAGTCTTTTCAATTTTCACATTTTATTTATAAAGAAGCAATTATGTAGAATCAATCTTCTCTTGCTACCTGATTCAAGGACAGAAAAGCATTTACTACATTTCCTTCATCCATTTTTGCCCTAGCATTCCCTCTGCTTCGATAGATACACCTTTCAGCATGATATCCATCAACTCttgcacaacaaacctcaatCAGATTGACAGGTTTCAAAAGGCCAACACACAGTGGTTGCAAAAGGAGAAGAGAATGGGTGAAAAGTGAAGAAACGGGGACCACATGGTTCAGTTTAGCCATAGAGGAGATGCTCACAAGTCAATATGAAGCTAATTCTCACAATCTTCAGTGCACGCTAAATTCACAACTCTCTTAAAAATTATGTGCACATCCAGTAATTCTCAATCCATGGATCAATAACTTCGCAATAAGCTCATGATCATAACATTGACTACGATACAATGTAATGTTCAATCAGTGTGCATGATTACTGGAATTAGAAACTTACATTTCCAACAAACACTGACCGAGAATCAACCTCCTCCCTGCTTGCTTGAGTTGCAGCTGCACTAGCGGGATCTAAACACACAACACAAACAGAAAACTTATTGATATATacacaaataaaaatataaatcaacAAATCCTCATTTCACCTGTGCATGAATACGAGTATATATATTCCACGTGAATTTTCTaccttaaaaaagaaaaaaacgatGGAAAGTAGTCTGGAGCTACTCAGAACCCCTCTTTCCTCATCAATTTATTTCAAATGCCTGCCTTCGACCCTTGTCTAAGTTGGCATGACAGAAACAAATTAGAACCGAGACGAGACGTCCAGCAACAAAAGTTACGGGCCGAGGGTTTCAAATCTAAAGAAATCCAGCATTCCATCAAGTGGATTATCTACAAGAAATGGAAGCACTCGATTGTCCAAAATCGATAAAGATTGGAGCAACCCTAGACGCTGGCCGAGGGAAGGGGGCAAAGAGGGGGAGCGGACCTTGGACGGCGCTCATCTCTTTCTCGACTTTGGCTTGCATCTCCCGCAGGGCGGCCGCCTCCTCCTCCATCTCCTTGAGACGCTTCTTCATCTCGTCCAGCTCCTGCAACTGCGTGAACTTGGGGGGATTAGGGTTAGCCTTAGGGTTTCGGGAAGacgaaagaagagaggaggataaCCTTGGAGGCGTCTTCATCGGCGCGGGCCATGTCGATGTCGGCGTTGGCGGCGTCCATCTCGCCCTCCATCTCGGCCTCGTCGGGGATCTCTCCGCCGTAGACTTCGTGCTCCTCTTCCTCCATTCCGCCAGCCGTCGCCCCTCTTCGCTGGGCTCGCTCCCTCTCGGATCTCCTTTTATATACGCTAGAATTCCGCAATGCCTGGCACGTGAGATAGGCAATGGCGTCATGTTAACTTCATAAAGccggatttttttttattattttttattctttagaTCCAAAAATACCCCCTCCCTAAACTTATTTCTGAAAGTGCCGATCCATGTATGAAATCACCTTCTGAAATGATGATTTCATATCATGCGTACCTCCCACATGGCAGGAGGGATGCCACATGGTCAAACGCTGAAATCACCATTTTATGAGATGAATTCAATTAGTAATTACCCCTTCATCCGGTGATTTCAAGTGACCTTTTTCTACCCCCTCGATCCCTCTATCCCCCAACAGTCCGACCTCTTTCTTGTTCCAAGAGCGGTTCTCTCACTCGTCCGAGCTTTTTTCTATTCCCAACTCGATCCTCCAACCCCATTGCCATCCGTGTCGACGTCGTCCTACCTCACcttcccttctctttttttttttgattttttctgttAATTGTTGGATCACCGACTTCCCCATCCGGCTTCCGACTTCCCCACATGCTCCTCGTATTCCATGTTTCCTTAAAAGACTgtggtttttatttttaatttgataattttaattttttttcaaaatatgtacttagatttaattatttttgtATTCTTATGACTAATTTGTGGTCTGCTTGTTTTATTTTAATTACACTAGTTATGTTGATTacgtttatttaatatttaaaataaattcaaataatttgaaataaaatatattatctatggtcgattaaaaaaatttaattaggaataaaatagattaatgaggttaattaatttattttaataatttgtgCCATAAATATGATTAATCTGTATTAGTCACGATTGATTGGTGCAGTGATTATATTGTGTTAATCTAATAacctaatttgaatttttttattaatttaaatagaattagattaattagtttaatctaattagaatttgtgCTATGTTAAATTAATTTCTATAATGAAttcaattaattaatttttattaattaatttttacgaATTAAATTCTGCTATGTAATTATTGTATTATTTTGATTAGTGTGAATTTGTTTGATTAATTTGAATTAAGTCGGATTAGTTACgttatttagatttaaaactaaATAAATAGTTTATTTTTTGTGCCATGTcagattatttttgttttgatttattataatttttattaattaaaataatttgaattaaattcgaGTGGAACTTGAATTAATTTGAAGTAAATTAgattatattaattattttactTTGAATTAACTCATatgaattagattaatttgattaagttgtGTTAATTTAGTGCttggttaaattaatttatacCATACATTTGATCAATTTGAATAATTTGTGCTATATTAATCGAATTAATTTATTCTTTAGGTAATAGAAATGGCAGAAATAGCGACGGTCTCATGCTATATCAATGGTTCTATGGTTAAAAGATCGTATGAAATAGAGTATACTGAGTGATCACAAAAGGACAGTATGAAATAGCCTATACGCCTTGTAGATGATTTATCCTAGATTTCGGTAGGTCTGACCTCAACAACATtatcattattagtgataaaGACATCCAAGGCCTCGAAGATAGCAGTTAGAACAACTACATAGGACAAACAGATTGTGGATTTCTCAAGACATTTAATCATATGGTTTATCATTACACACGGCAGATTAACTTTATCACCCGAAAGAATTCTTGTGAAGAAATAAATATCTATATGTGATACATTATCTCTATGACCTCCTCTAGATAGAAAATTCAATGTTAATATATGATGAATTAATCTATTTTTCAGTGATAATAGATGTGCACTAGGTTTATTTGTTTGTCCTAGAccatcatcatcaaaaatagtTCTAATACAATTATAGTAACCCAATCTATTATGACTCCAATAAGTGATATTAAAATATCTATCACCATCTGACGTAATacctagaatttgatcaagaataTCACAGTCAAACTCGATAGTCTTTCCTTTCATAAAAGATAAAACAGAACAAGTTGATCTAtcaaaactaaaattactataaaaaagATATGTTAGCTTATTCAATGTAATCATAGAAAGCCAATCAATtctttcaaataaaaattcaatTCGAAAATCACTAAAAGAACTTAACTTAACTATCCTTCCTCCTATAGTttttcattgaaaaaaatttgattgatattttTTACTAGACTTGAAGTTCAAAAATAAATCCTATTCATACATATCCTGAgacttttgttttcttttgtctACTTGagcctttttttcttttgaaatattTCTGTCTTTTTTTTGAAGCCATGAGATTGATTCAGGCTGGAATATATACATGACGGAGAGAAGAGTATGTTCTTGATGCTTAGAGAGCAAGGGGTGGGGGGTAGAGAGGATTATTAGGGTTTTAGAGAGCAACGGAGGTGGGGGGGGGGTTATATCAGGGTTTTTTGGATTCTTGAGGGAAGGGGAAGGAGAGGTATTTAAAATCATAAACTCGCCATTTGTGATGGCAAGTTCACTGAATTTGTCGGTCCAACAGGTGACTTCTCTGAACTTACCACTTGGACTGGCGATTTCTAAAATCGCCACTTCGAATAGCGAGTTCATTGTCCGGACACCCATTCTTTTATGTGCCATATCAGGTGCTTCTGTGGCCATAAAATCGCCACTTGAAGTGGCGATTTCATACGTGGACGGTAAATCCGAAAATAAGTTCTGGACGGCCATACTTttgaaaatatttaataaaaaaaattaaaaaaaccctTGAAAGCCCAATGGTGAGCTGAGGATCCGTTCCTAAGCTGAGATGTCTGTATTGTGGCTTGTCGTACCGTGCACGTGCAAAAGATGGATTGACATTCCTTTGCACGAATCCACTATTGAATCATCCACCGATTGTTTTTAGATCTAATGAGGATGGAGTTCGGAGCACTTTGATCCAACAGTAGACTTTGAAACCGCTATTACATTGTTAGTATCGTAGCTTTTGCCCCTCAGCGGCATCTGTAGAACAGATTCTCAAGGATTGCTTAACAACAAATATCTGTAAAACAGAGTCTCAAGGACCGCTCAATAACAAATAGTAACTAGCTTATGACCCATGTGATTTTtcctaaataatatttaattttatttatctatttattatatctattatataaattttttataaataattaaaataatttaaacaaaTAAAAGATGGTAATAATGAATGTCCAATcacaaattaatgtaatttttaggAAGATTTGTTAAGGAGGAGGATAATACCATTGGGTTAGAGATAATTGCTTTCTTTCTCGCTCTCCTTCCTTGCCATTTACCTTTTtggagttataataatttaagactaaataattcttaaattatctttttgcatgagatgcaatattttttgaaaaaagtattctttattaatttattaatatctaatatatatatatttttaaaaaaattaaaaaaataaaaaatattttacgcATAGCATGGATtataagcttttttttttctaaatttgggATTCTATATGGGCCTCTTGCCAtctaacttctcctaaaattttcgcCCTCTCTCCGTATTAGTATTTATTCTTCTCTACTTTACTCTTCACCTTAAGAGCtcgttttttcttttttcttttcgctGCTATGGAGGAGCTCAAAAGGCTTTGAAGAGTTGAGACCTTATTCAGACTGAGAATTTTACAAagataatagatttttttttataaaaattgatgTCAACATGGGATCATGAAGTACaataatattgatttttttttacccTCCTCAACCAAGAGTGATTGGATtatctttattatatataatatcttaTTATTTGAGCATATCTCCAATTTTTAATAGTATTTTTGAGTTTATATTCTTCTATATAttcaaattatataaataacttcaCAAAGTTGTTTGGATATATGTCctt contains the following coding sequences:
- the LOC105041936 gene encoding polyadenylate-binding protein 2 isoform X1, translated to MEEEEHEVYGGEIPDEAEMEGEMDAANADIDMARADEDASKLQELDEMKKRLKEMEEEAAALREMQAKVEKEMSAVQDPASAAATQASREEVDSRSVFVGNVDYACTPEEVQQHFQSCGTVNRVTILTDKFGQPKGFAYVEFLETEAVQEALQLNESELHGRQIKVSPKRTNVPGMKQFRPRRFNPYTGYRFRGPYMPPYLSSPYGYGKVPRFRRPMRYRPYF
- the LOC105041936 gene encoding polyadenylate-binding protein 2 isoform X2; the encoded protein is MEEEEHEVYGGEIPDEAEMEGEMDAANADIDMARADEDASKELDEMKKRLKEMEEEAAALREMQAKVEKEMSAVQDPASAAATQASREEVDSRSVFVGNVDYACTPEEVQQHFQSCGTVNRVTILTDKFGQPKGFAYVEFLETEAVQEALQLNESELHGRQIKVSPKRTNVPGMKQFRPRRFNPYTGYRFRGPYMPPYLSSPYGYGKVPRFRRPMRYRPYF
- the LOC105041936 gene encoding polyadenylate-binding protein 2 isoform X3, whose translation is MVDYACTPEEVQQHFQSCGTVNRVTILTDKFGQPKGFAYVEFLETEAVQEALQLNESELHGRQIKVSPKRTNVPGMKQFRPRRFNPYTGYRFRGPYMPPYLSSPYGYGKVPRFRRPMRYRPYF